GTACAGTTGATTCAATTGgcaatttgcataatttctttattttctatcaAAACGTCTAATCCTTCTCGTGTGGCCCGAGAACACAATTGTAGAAGTGAGAAAGTCCCTGTGTTGCCAGCCTTCATTTACATTTcacttttttaaatgaatgtaaacTTCAGAATGACGCAATATTACTGATAATAAATAGCAAATCAAATTAACGTAtttatataatgaaacatacatataatCGTAAACGTAATGTTTCCTTCCACATTGATCACACGTGTTCAGTTTGTATTTCCCGCCAATGTGTCAAAATTGAAACCGGAAATCCAAAAGAGTTAATTTAAACATGGCGTCGATAACAAAACAGAAACCCAGTCCACTTGACAAACCTTTAAGTAAAGGAAAAGCAGAGGTAAAAAGAGAACTAATGTTATTAACATTAAGAGGAAAAGTTCAGTACACAAATATTGACCATTCTGTTTTACATGTGTGTGTCAGAACCATTACCACTAGTCTATGCATACATTATTTGTACATACTTGTATATgcaggacaaatcgccccactttaaaaaataTCGCCCCACTTGTGAAGAGGGTCAAATCCCTTTTGGCCTTTAATATAGCTCCTgcaaactcgccccacttaatgaAAAACGGAAATATCTAGATGATTCAATAATTTTCatgtctgccaactcgccccacttaattgaaaatacattgtattatatgtctctggttatttgcataataaatgaaaagaaacctgttaattgtatcataatgcaaatgaaaacaaagcaaaaagaaaagaaaagaattacaaaagaccttctgctgttgtttttttctatggttgggttgttgtctctttggcacattccccatttccattctccattttattatCAAAGATTCTGATaggtattgattttatttatcatgtttataagagCAGGAACATAAAAAACGGGAAAGCATATTTTTCCATAAGTGGTGCGAGTTGGCATAACTAAATtcaatcatcatggattatctgtttgtcataagtggggcgagttggcagacttTATGATAGCGGGATTTTAacccttttcataagtggggcaaGTTATCGAAACCTATTTTCAATGGGATTTCAccctttttataagtggggcgagttggtaaacaaTAGTGGGTCGATTTTTTAAAAGTGGGGCGATTAAGTTAGGGGTGATTTGTCATGGATTCATTGTATAAGTCTTGCAGTTTCACATTTATTTAATTGATGCATTGTTAAATTCCTGTGTGATTTCGTACTACGGGGACAGAGGATGCAAATTGGGTATTTTTGAAATGGTCAGactgaatatgaatgaaatatttgccactggactagACAATATCTTTCAATTAAATGTACAGTGGAGTTCCCAGTGTTCACCCAGTGGGTGATATCACGTGTTACATGATTTCGTCATATCAAATCCTATGCATACCAACATGACCAATCCACAGTGagacaaaaactgaaatattctGTACAAACAACAAACTTAATCTACAAATGGTACACAGGAGTAACTACAACAACACCAGTAGTGTTACATTGATGTTAAATGATCTCTAATGACCCTCCATTGCTGACCTTCGCCTCAAAACCAGACTAATTACGTTCTACAAAGTCATCATCATTGACTCATTGCACGCTAGTccttatacatttttgtaccagCACATACCAGAACATTCAAATTACGTACCAAATCCAGTCCTTGAACTTCATAATTGTATCAGTGTTCCTGTTTTGATAtagtttaaacttttaaattttaacaatagaGCAGATATGAAAGATAGAAAATGAACAGGTTGAGGTCAATGTCCAGACTCTAACAATTAGCAAAACTCATACTGTATATATATTAAGCTATAAAAGGACTAAAGCTGACTAGatcactatatacatgtatgtgaacaAATTTAAAGGCAATAAATCAACAGACTTATTTCGTAGACttggtatgtacatgtataaaccaataaactaaagaaaaaatactattataGACAGCAATCAACAACAAATACTGCATCACAGTTGTCAGACTTTGACAGACACTAAAAGAATGTAACATTGTTAAATGTCATGTTTGTGAGCCATTGAAGCCCATAGCAACTTACAATATACTTATAACAGTTGTGTAAGAGCACAACATTAGAAGAAAAACTGTAGCCATGGTAGATGAGTggaacttttaatttcaaataagaTCAAGGTGTTTATTTTACCATCACATGCTGGAATGAATaactttttcttcaaaattggaaaatgtttttaatttaaattctaaCATGCCCATTGTTGCAAAAATGATGATCCTTTAGGGTTGTTGTGTAAATGGAACATTGTGTATAGGGACATAGAAAACATGAAccctaaaaaaaacaacagttcaTGACTTTTCATGTATTGATTTATAAAGCTTCAggattaatttataataatatataatgaaattggaGCTACATCATCACCTAAATCTACAGTGTACCTACACATGTACATAAACTCTGGAGGGTGAGTTCAGAAAGTATTATCAACttcaaacataataaatattataCTGAAGACATTGAATTATATGTGTTTCAAGACACACTCCTGAATCACACTttggaaaaatgaaaaatgccaaATGTTCAACtaattatacaatgtatatataataaaatcaGTTATTTAGAAAATCTACCTTGAAAGGAGTCAAAAGTCAGTTCATATGTTTTGTAGCTGGATTTGATTGGTCTTTGGTTTTCTTCCAAGTtttataaatcattcataaattataTTTAACGTTTCTTGTGTTGTAGGTGAATATTGCAACTTTTGCTTTATTGTTTTCTGAAATGGTGCAGTATTGCCAGAATAGAGTTTACAGTGTATCAGAGCTTCAAACAAAGTAAGAttatattaaaacttttaaaaatagcAGATTTTATACACATGATATCACAAGTTCAAGGGTTTTTTCACAGACACCTGCCAATGCAAACTCTCTGATATTTTGTTAAATCCTTAACTTTTATCTAAATGTACAAATGTGCCTACCTACCAAAAATTCATTCTTGTTAGATCACAACAAGTCAGGactatttttttgtcatttaatacATAGTTAATGTCTTTGCTACATGTATGTGATAACAGCAGAAAAGTTGCTTTAATCATAGATCAATAGAGTAAACTCTTATATTAGCTTTCATGTAAACTGCACGTAAAGTAGGGAAAGATGATTAAATGTTTAtgcaatcaatttaaaaaaaaaaatctgatataagagagggtttggatggggttaaatgattaaagaataatgcccttaaaaaatgaagattagagaataacgggcaaaaaaatgaagattagagaaatgtgtggtctaattttttgaagattatagaaaaaaggggtgaaaattaaatgtttacagaataacagaccccccccccccccccatccccaTCAAGACCCTAATGAGAGACATTGACTGCAGGGATAACTGAAGGTGGCAGGTGCTTTccaaattctttttacaaatccATGTAGACGATTAGCATTTAGTAGATTTTTTTATGCAGATTTTCTATTATTTCAGGCTGTCTGAGATGGGACAACATGTAGGTTCACATTTATTAGACTTGCTGTTTGTTAGAGAACAAGGTTATAAGAGAGAAACAAAGCTACTCAAAATGTTACTGTTTATCAAGACTAATTTTTGGAAGGTATGTATCTATAAATAGCTAAAATGGACTTAAAACAGGTCATCAGTATCAATGTCCAGAAATGGTCATATTTACCACTTTTTCACTCACAGTtctgtatatatatcatgtatataatgtACTGTATTAGCCTCCCattagtttgtaaaaaaaaataccatctacagaaaaaaatacaGTCAACTCTCGTTATGtggaagtcagccggaccagagaaatatttcgagatacgcgtagttcgactcaaacaaacaccggaagttcgacaatctaagggacacaactcttgcttagcatggtaaagctaaaataaatccagGTAAATATggcaaggggatcgatattctagtatcagatcgatgtatttgtatgtcacagtcttttattattataatgacattatttttacttattcaattgtttcaatttaaaaaaatcatatggcttttccaagagagtaatttccaatcgatagttttgttattcaggtcggttatagctgacaaaattgtttattcctatatacaagagatttaagaaaattttgatttctattcattttgttttatcttactctttcttttcaaaagaaaatataacaagattaaagatgctgtttgagtagtttttaggtgatcagcAACGGAATCCATCATCCTCACTTTTtgcacacccaagctcattagtgtaaatcacaaattaattgttttgtaaacattttaaatactttttcatgaacattgtTGTAAACGTAGAATTCTGAGCgttcataaatttataacttaACACCATCTTTGTAGAAAATAACAGTCACGATTTATTCACACTACATGTATCATACAGAcgttacataaaatacaaaatacacgGCATACACTCCGACAGTACAAACTTTCAGCCATCTTGTCTATCCGGCAACACATCTCCCTCTCCCTCACGTCACTATCACACAATGTCAATAATCGGGGAAACAACGTTAACACTGTTTTGCGACATTACGGACATGAAGACAAAGTCACATTCACaacaaacattaacaatgtatcactaattatatataaaaattctataaaaggtaatcttaggtaaacactcatggaaatagcatgtcattaATCAATACAGTGGTtggtcagtgaccggaaatttaattacacatgtattgtcagattaacttttcaatccatttaaatcccggaggtcatgttttgacatatgtgtattagttcgagataaaaggatgaattttgaatgcttttgttaaccttgggactgTAAATTTAGGTCGACTCAACCCAAATTTtgactcatccaatttcgactcatgaGGAGTggaattacatacttttgtatggaataaaatTCGGGACTACGTGAAAACTtggactcatccgaaatttcaaGTCAACCGAGTTCGAAACACTGAGAGTTAACTGTATATAAATCTTTATTGATCTATAGGGAAAACATACTTGGGCAAGATCAACATAACAAATTTACATGTATGAATActgttgatttattattattcctGGATATCATGGGTGCAGGTGAACCACAATTTTAGATAATCAAAATCTGTAAATTTTCTATTGGCTTAtagataaattttgtaaaattgcttattgttacctttaaaaaaaattatgaatctaTAGTAGTTAAGCATGCCTTTCCATTCAGCAAGATTTTGAGAACATTTTAGGATGTTTATGTCCTAAAAAGACTAGCCTTGTAGACATTAACAATGATTAACGTTagtatttaatgaatggctattatctattttgaatttattgaaccataaaactaatatttgactcttcacattgaataatccgtgAAGcagattatgttaaatgtgaagagtcaaaaattagttttatggttcaataaaatcaaaataaaagattgccattcattataaataaatttcaaaaataaggctcaaagaactttttatattatttatattaacaataacaacgtacacacatgttggcgtatgaatacaatGTCAGAGTGGGCATTGTCGCcttcaaaattgacaacattgaaaataaaactaataattttaaccaatcagaagacagtaaaaacaccaaatttatttattaaagtatACAGATTTGTATATGAAAgcactttcatttatttttcttgcaGACTTTATATGGAAAAGAAGCAGACAGGTTAGAACATTCTAATGATGATGAGAGAACATGTATCCTTATTTAATATTCATTAGAATAACAAACAATTAAAATGCAAGAATgcttaatacattttttttctacaatttaaaaaaaaaggttgtggtattattgccaatgagacaactctccataagagaccaaatgacatagaatttAGAactttacaactataggtcaatttTGGATAACATTATACACATAAATATGATTTAAACAAgtatatttaagaaaaatgataaaacatatttttgttcacAAGAAAACAAGTATTCTTTTAATGCAATTTATTAAAGTGACTGTTTAAAAGTTTTTGAATTATTTGGACAGTACTATAGAAAATGGAAAGTGTCTAGAGagaaatattgataaatttgTAATAAAAGTATGTTTTATACAACAGCATCTACATTGTAGATCATGTTATTGTCCTTAACTTGCTAGATTATATAATTGAAACTGAACATCTAGTCAACAAATTTATATCAGTACCAAAAGATAAAGGTAAGAGAAATCTTaacaaaaatattagaaaatagaAAAGTCATTTACAAGGAATTTTATGTACAAGTAGAAAGCAAATTGAAAAGATTCATAACCTAAATGATCATGTATTAAATCTTCAATTTGATTGATATTTTACACATAACtacaatgaatattcatgaatagaATGTTATGTATGTCATTCTTTAAACAGTTATAGATTATTCTGCTTGTCTCATTTGCAGTGAGTAAAAGGAGATTTTAGATGCATGTTAAAGAGACAGCAAACCACAAAGAAAAACACAAGAGtgaacatgctgaaatgtctcaccttctttactaatcattgatattatgttgatagtcctaaatataaagttttattacaactgtcacataaacttaatatttatcaagaaaactaaacattgaccaatgaaccatgaaaatgaggtcaaggtcagatgaacatgccaggcaaacatgtacaactaacaattcttccatacaacaaatatagttgacctattgcttatagtttaagaaaaacagacgaaaacacaaaaaccttaacactaagcaatgatccgtgaaaatgaggtcataaAACTTgcgtgactgacatatagatcataaaatatcccatacaccaaatatagttgacctatcgcatatatattaaataagaagatcaaaactcaaaaatttaactatttttactactgaaccatgaaattaaggtcaaggtcagttgacacctgccagctatacatgtacaccttacaatcattccatacaccaaatatagtagacctattgcatacagtataagaaaaacagaccaaaacacaaaaacttaactataaccacggaaccatgaaaatgaggtcatggtcagatgacacctgccagttggacatgtacaccttacagtccttccatacaacaaatatactagacctattgcttatagtatggacttgaccaccatataatttaaccttgttcactgatccatgaaatgaggttaaggtcaagtgaaaactgtctcataggcatgaggaccttgcaaggtacgcacataccaaatatagttatcctattactaataACAAGCGGGAATTTTGTCTCataggcatgaggaccttgcaaggtacgcacataccaaatatagttatcctattactaataACAAGCgggaatttaacattacaaaaagtcttaacttttttttcaagtagtcactgaaccatgaaatgaggtcatgactgacggaaacttcgtaacatgaggcatctatatactaaatatgaagcatccaggtcttccaccttctaaatataaagctttaaagaagttagctaacaccgccgctgAATCATTATCCCTATATCCAGCTTTCTGCAGcaaaagtcacaggctcgacaaaaaaaataagacagatgtttgtacaatatttttaacTGGTAATC
This sequence is a window from Mytilus edulis chromosome 1, xbMytEdul2.2, whole genome shotgun sequence. Protein-coding genes within it:
- the LOC139489277 gene encoding trafficking protein particle complex subunit 5-like produces the protein MASITKQKPSPLDKPLSKGKAEVNIATFALLFSEMVQYCQNRVYSVSELQTKLSEMGQHVGSHLLDLLFVREQGYKRETKLLKMLLFIKTNFWKTLYGKEADRLEHSNDDERTYYIIETEHLVNKFISVPKDKAKLNCAAFTAGIIEAVLNGANFPCKVTAHWHKGTTFMIEFDESVIARDKMVEGR